The Macrobrachium rosenbergii isolate ZJJX-2024 chromosome 56, ASM4041242v1, whole genome shotgun sequence genome includes a region encoding these proteins:
- the LOC136836236 gene encoding protein FAM186A-like, translating into MFYPVRSPSVGSMLYPVQSPSVGSVFFPVQSLSEGSVFFPIQSPSVGSMFYPVQSPSVGSVFFPVQSLSEGSVFFPIQSPSVGSMFYPSVGSVFFPVQSLSEGSVFFPIQSPSVGSMFYPVQSPSVGSVFFPVQSLSEGSVIFTIQSPSSLVKVLVFFPIQSPSVGLMFYPSVGSVFFPVQSPSEGSWCSSHSVPSSLSEGSVFFPIQSPSVGSMFYPCSGSMLYPVQSPSVGSVFYPVQSPSVGSVFSPVQSPSVGSVFYPVQSPSSLSVGSMFYPVQPPSVGSVFYPVQSPIVGSMFYPIQSPRSPSVGSVFYPVQSPSVDSMVYPIQSPSVGSVFCPVQSPSVGSVFYPVQSPSVGSMFYSIQSPSVGSMFYPIQSPSVGSVFYPIQSPSVGSTFYPVQSPSVGSMFYPCSVP; encoded by the exons ATGTTCTATCCCGTTCGGTCCCCTAGTGTAGGTTCTATGCTCTATCCCGTTCAGTCCCCTAGTGTAGGTTCTGTGTTCTTTCCCGTTCAGTCCCTTAGTGAAGGTTCTGTGTTCTTTCCCATTCAGTCCCCTAGTGTAGGTTCTATGTTCTATCCCGTTCAGTCCCCTAGTGTAGGTTCTGTGTTCTTTCCCGTTCAGTCCCTTAGTGAAGGTTCTGTGTTCTTTCCCATTCAGTCCCCTAGTGTAGGTTCTATGTTCTATCCTAGTGTAGGTTCTGTGTTCTTTCCCGTTCAGTCCCTTAGTGAAGGTTCTGTGTTCTTTCCCATTCAGTCCCCTAGTGTAGGTTCTATGTTCTATCCCGTTCAGTCCCCTAGTGTAGGTTCTGTGTTCTTTCCCGTTCAGTCCCTTAGTGAAGGTTCTGTGATCTTTACCATTCAGTCCCCTAGT TCCTTAGTGAAGGTTCTTGTGTTCTTTCCCATTCAGTCCCCTAGTGTAGGTCTCATGTTCTATCCTAGTGTAGGTTCTGTGTTCTTTCCTGTTCAGTCCCCTAGTGAAGGTTCCTGGTGTTCTTCCCATTCAGTCCCTAGT TCCCTTAGTGAAGGTTCTGTGTTCTTCCCCATTCAGTCCCCTAGTGTAGGTTCTATGTTCTATCCCTGTTCAG GTTCTATGCTCTATCCCGTTCAGTCCCCTAGTGTAGGTTCTGTGTTCTATCCCGTTCAGTCCCCTAGTGTAGGTTCTGTGTTCTCTCCCGTTCAGTCCCCTAGTGTAGGTTCTGTGTTCTATCCCGTTCAGTCCCCTAGT TCCCTTAGTGTAGGTTCTATGTTCTATCCCGTTCAGCCCCCTAGTGTGGGTTCTGTGTTCTATCCCGTTCAGTCCCCTATTGTAGGTTCTATGTTCTATCCCATTCAGTCCCCTAGG TCCCCTAGTGTAGGTTCTGTGTTCTATCCCGTTCAGTCCCCTAGTGTAGATTCTATGGTCTATCCCATTCAGTCCCCTAGTGTAGGTTCTGTGTTCTGTCCCGTTCAGTCCCCTAGTGTAGGTTCTGTGTTCTATCCCGTTCAGTCCCCTAGTGTAGGTTCTATGTTCTATTCCATTCAGTCCCCTAGTGTAGGTTCTATGTTCTATCCTATTCAGTCCCCTAGTGTAGGTTCTGTGTTCTATCCTATTCAGTCCCCAAGTGTAGGTTCTACGTTCTATCCCGTTCAGTCACCTAGTGTAGGTTCTATGTTCTATCCCTGTTCAGTCCCCTAG